A part of Caldicellulosiruptor owensensis OL genomic DNA contains:
- the ytvI gene encoding sporulation integral membrane protein YtvI, with amino-acid sequence MREFTKNRFVVTMIYVILISAFIFSCVYLIKTFDLFVRFVIKAFIPVIVGLLIAEVSEPLLKYLEKRKVSRTISAIFILIVLNLILGFMLAEGIYILVNECMSLVTSLQNIDYDKIYQTLDKLFASVKNIYSGLPGPIINFIQSGVDELTNVLNQIATMSLKVIKVIPATLKGITVWFFSVLSSFFFMRDRHRMRAWLIQNFSAQLYKEISSIVFKVIDSVVDYAKSQIILSALMFLSGLIGLSIIKAPYFLVVSLLLGLLSIIPIIGSGIILLPWIAGSFIAGDTNFGIKLLVVYLIILGLREFASIKIVASQVGISTFTTLVSIYAGVEVFGAWGFVIGPLLVVFLKAVYETGAIKKIRENLFMPKKE; translated from the coding sequence ATGAGGGAGTTTACAAAAAACCGGTTTGTGGTTACCATGATTTATGTTATCCTAATTAGCGCATTTATATTTTCATGTGTGTATTTAATCAAGACATTTGACCTTTTCGTGAGGTTTGTGATAAAAGCTTTCATTCCGGTTATTGTTGGACTTTTAATTGCAGAGGTGTCTGAACCGCTTTTAAAATACCTGGAAAAAAGAAAAGTAAGCAGAACAATCTCTGCAATTTTTATACTGATTGTTTTGAACCTAATACTTGGTTTTATGCTTGCAGAGGGCATATATATTCTTGTAAATGAATGCATGAGTTTAGTTACAAGCCTTCAGAACATAGATTATGACAAGATCTACCAGACTTTGGACAAGCTCTTTGCAAGTGTCAAAAATATATATTCAGGTCTGCCAGGACCAATTATAAATTTCATTCAATCTGGTGTTGATGAGCTCACAAATGTCCTCAACCAGATTGCCACGATGAGTTTGAAGGTGATAAAGGTAATACCCGCAACTTTAAAGGGTATCACAGTGTGGTTTTTTTCTGTGCTGTCAAGCTTTTTCTTTATGCGCGACAGGCATAGAATGAGAGCATGGCTAATTCAGAATTTTTCAGCCCAGCTTTACAAAGAAATTTCATCAATTGTTTTTAAAGTTATAGATTCTGTTGTAGATTATGCAAAATCTCAAATAATTTTGTCGGCTTTGATGTTTCTCTCAGGCCTTATAGGACTTTCGATAATAAAAGCGCCTTACTTTTTGGTGGTAAGCCTTCTTCTGGGGCTACTGAGCATAATTCCAATCATAGGATCAGGCATAATATTGCTTCCATGGATAGCTGGCAGTTTTATAGCTGGGGACACTAATTTTGGGATAAAACTTTTGGTTGTTTATCTCATAATCTTAGGTCTTCGCGAGTTTGCGTCTATCAAGATTGTTGCAAGTCAGGTAGGGATTTCTACCTTTACAACACTTGTTTCTATCTATGCAGGTGTTGAAGTGTTTGGTGCATGGGGATTTGTGATAGGGCCGCTTCTGGTTGTGTTTTTGAAAGCAGTTTATGAGACAGGTGCAATTAAAAAGATAAGAGAGAATCTTTTTATGCCAAAAAAGGAGTGA
- a CDS encoding ASKHA domain-containing protein yields the protein MPIVKVYAKNQVVADIEVEKGSILLDVLQRNSVEIEASCGGKGVCGKCKVTVKKGQTPYMDNLTSEEKKHLRSEEISRGVRLACCLKVCEDIEIFLEESSENANILSHFIMNDFGYEENIIVKKVVLQRPSLDGQKSFDLRLKEAIGDSKLKILPKTLQKLAKMKDSEFYALVYSDEIIDIKSSSFAFGVAVDIGTTTVVCYLVDLIQKKVVDYYSFINPQRKFGADVISRIDFAGAKEDGLFILQNEIINALNTAIKVLVDRNSISTEDIVRMVIVGNTTMLHLLLGVDPQTIAISPFVPVFTERIYAKSNDLGLEINPAGTIDILNSISAYVGADIVAGILSTQMHKSSKISLLLDLGTNGEMVLGSSSFMLACSTAAGPAFEGVNISCGMGAVEGAIDSVKIENGKVHFTTIGAKWPIGICGSGIVDAIAYMLKEGIIDETGKFCDKNETYKEYLKEVNGQQAFFITDSVYITQKDIREIQLAKAAISAGIKTMIEHAKVTEDEIENVFLAGGFGNYINPRSAVEIGIIPKKLQDKIVAVGNSAVAGAVLVLLSSKAAVEAQSLCKNVKYIELSNSQDFNQFFIESMIFESFEQEGEQNQNG from the coding sequence ATGCCTATTGTAAAAGTTTATGCAAAAAATCAGGTTGTTGCAGATATAGAAGTAGAAAAGGGTTCAATTCTCTTGGATGTATTACAGAGAAACTCAGTTGAAATTGAGGCAAGTTGTGGGGGAAAGGGCGTATGTGGAAAATGCAAAGTAACAGTAAAAAAGGGACAAACTCCTTACATGGATAATCTTACATCAGAAGAGAAAAAACACTTAAGGAGTGAAGAAATTTCGAGAGGAGTTAGACTTGCATGTTGCCTGAAGGTCTGTGAGGATATAGAGATATTTTTAGAAGAATCTTCTGAAAATGCGAATATACTTTCTCATTTTATCATGAATGATTTCGGGTATGAAGAAAATATAATTGTAAAAAAAGTGGTTTTACAAAGACCTTCTCTGGATGGTCAGAAGAGTTTTGATTTAAGACTAAAAGAAGCAATTGGAGATAGTAAGCTAAAAATTTTGCCCAAAACGTTGCAAAAGCTTGCGAAAATGAAAGACAGTGAATTTTATGCGTTGGTATATTCAGATGAGATTATAGATATAAAGAGTTCATCTTTTGCATTTGGTGTTGCTGTGGATATAGGAACAACCACTGTTGTTTGTTATCTTGTTGACTTGATTCAAAAAAAGGTTGTGGATTATTATTCCTTTATAAATCCACAGAGAAAATTTGGTGCTGACGTTATATCAAGGATAGATTTTGCAGGAGCAAAAGAAGATGGACTTTTTATCCTTCAAAATGAGATTATAAATGCATTGAATACAGCAATAAAAGTGCTTGTTGATAGAAATTCTATTTCGACAGAGGATATTGTTCGAATGGTTATTGTTGGCAATACAACCATGCTACACCTTCTTTTGGGAGTTGACCCACAGACAATTGCTATTTCGCCATTTGTTCCTGTTTTTACTGAGAGGATTTACGCAAAATCGAATGACTTGGGGCTTGAAATAAATCCAGCAGGTACAATTGATATTTTAAACAGCATTTCAGCATATGTTGGAGCTGATATTGTTGCGGGAATACTCTCAACCCAAATGCACAAAAGCTCCAAGATTTCTCTCCTTTTGGACCTTGGGACAAACGGTGAGATGGTGCTCGGAAGCAGCAGTTTTATGCTCGCATGTTCGACTGCAGCAGGACCTGCATTTGAAGGTGTAAACATCTCATGCGGAATGGGTGCTGTTGAAGGTGCAATTGACAGTGTTAAAATAGAAAATGGCAAAGTGCATTTTACCACAATAGGGGCAAAATGGCCGATTGGAATTTGTGGTTCTGGTATAGTAGATGCCATTGCTTATATGCTAAAAGAAGGTATAATAGATGAAACAGGTAAGTTTTGTGATAAAAATGAAACATATAAAGAATATTTGAAAGAGGTAAACGGACAACAGGCATTTTTCATAACTGACTCAGTCTATATAACTCAGAAAGATATAAGAGAGATTCAGCTTGCAAAAGCAGCAATCTCAGCCGGGATAAAGACAATGATTGAACATGCCAAGGTTACAGAAGATGAGATTGAAAATGTATTTTTAGCAGGTGGATTTGGTAATTACATAAATCCCCGGTCGGCTGTTGAAATTGGCATAATTCCAAAGAAACTACAAGATAAAATAGTGGCTGTTGGAAACAGTGCTGTAGCAGGTGCTGTGCTTGTGCTGTTAAGTAGCAAAGCAGCAGTTGAAGCACAAAGTCTGTGTAAAAATGTAAAGTACATCGAACTTTCAAATTCTCAGGATTTTAACCAATTTTTTATTGAAAGTATGATATTTGAGAGTTTCGAACAAGAAGGTGAACAAAATCAAAATGGTTGA
- a CDS encoding TVP38/TMEM64 family protein: protein MVDEVRAKDKIKLWIFIFIMVLSIFALVYAEKQHQLNPKYIKQYISHFGVWAPIVFLILYSIKSFIIFIPAGVFMLAAGLSFGTMFGAIILIIGTILSSTIGFVFARYFGKDYVQKKLKNTKFSNVGKKIAEKGFLIILLLRLVPILPYDAINYICGLSKIRYRDFILGTFIGTVPACFLYAYLGENILKPFSKGFYLSLCLVIVISLTPVLFAKSIKEFLQDDKEEDEHKI, encoded by the coding sequence ATGGTTGATGAGGTAAGAGCAAAGGATAAGATTAAACTCTGGATATTTATTTTTATCATGGTGCTTTCAATATTTGCTCTTGTATATGCAGAAAAGCAGCATCAGTTGAACCCTAAATATATAAAGCAATATATTTCTCATTTTGGTGTATGGGCTCCAATTGTGTTTTTAATACTCTATTCAATAAAATCATTTATAATCTTTATCCCTGCAGGAGTATTTATGCTGGCAGCTGGACTCTCGTTTGGTACTATGTTTGGAGCAATAATTCTTATTATTGGAACTATTCTTTCTTCTACTATTGGTTTTGTGTTTGCAAGGTATTTTGGAAAAGACTATGTACAAAAAAAGCTAAAAAACACAAAGTTTTCTAATGTGGGCAAAAAGATAGCAGAAAAAGGTTTTTTAATCATACTACTTTTGAGGCTTGTGCCAATCCTTCCTTACGATGCAATAAATTATATATGTGGTCTTTCAAAGATAAGGTACAGAGACTTTATACTTGGCACCTTTATTGGAACAGTACCTGCATGTTTTTTATATGCTTACCTTGGTGAAAATATCTTAAAGCCATTTTCTAAAGGATTTTACTTGAGTTTGTGTTTGGTGATTGTTATATCCCTCACGCCAGTTCTTTTTGCAAAGAGTATAAAAGAATTTTTACAGGATGATAAAGAAGAAGATGAGCATAAAATTTAA
- a CDS encoding N-acetylmuramoyl-L-alanine amidase yields MKSIRENLFLICISLFTFGILIACLFINRYVFEIAEIFNEDTYQGKNLVVIDPGHGGFDPGAVIGDIKESVINLQIAKKLKEYFEMFGFRVVLTRSTEDDLSEHDKKSHDLKKRKEIVLANNPQVFISIHLNSFPISKYFGAQVFYDSSNNEAKELALCVQNELRYMPNGLVNKRQPKPIDVYILKNLKIPAILVECGFMSNKMELSLLQSQQYQDWLSYSILKGVLNYLDQRKEMN; encoded by the coding sequence TTGAAAAGTATAAGAGAAAATCTATTTTTGATTTGTATATCACTTTTTACTTTTGGGATTTTGATAGCATGTTTATTTATAAATCGGTATGTATTCGAAATTGCTGAAATTTTTAATGAGGATACTTATCAAGGTAAGAATCTTGTTGTTATTGACCCCGGGCACGGCGGATTTGACCCGGGGGCAGTGATCGGCGATATAAAAGAGTCTGTGATAAACCTTCAGATTGCAAAAAAGCTGAAAGAGTATTTTGAAATGTTTGGATTTAGAGTAGTTCTTACGCGCTCAACAGAAGATGATTTGAGCGAGCACGACAAAAAGTCGCATGACCTGAAAAAGAGAAAAGAGATTGTACTTGCAAACAATCCTCAAGTTTTTATCTCCATTCATTTAAACAGCTTTCCAATAAGCAAATATTTCGGTGCGCAGGTGTTTTACGACAGCTCAAATAATGAGGCAAAAGAACTTGCGCTTTGTGTTCAAAATGAACTGAGATACATGCCAAATGGGCTTGTAAACAAGCGCCAGCCAAAACCAATAGATGTGTATATCCTTAAAAATCTCAAGATTCCTGCTATATTGGTGGAATGCGGTTTTATGTCAAATAAAATGGAGCTATCATTGCTTCAAAGCCAGCAGTATCAGGACTGGCTTTCATACTCAATATTGAAAGGAGTTTTAAACTATTTGGACCAGAGGAAGGAGATGAATTAA
- the pepV gene encoding dipeptidase PepV, whose product MDKIRALIDQELENLKNEIINATVQLIKIRSVEDTHKPNMPFGKGINDALVFCETLCKNMGFETKNYDGYALEAIYGNQDEDVCVIGHLDVVPEGEGWSVPPFEGVIKDGKIFGRGAIDDKGPTMAALYGMYVVKKLAEEKKISLKRKLKFVFGTNEEGGSKCLQYYFERAKYPTVGFTPDADFPVIQGEKGFLVFELVKKVEDTFEIKGGQRPNMVPDRCRFEGSFDVQKAKEIIAKKGLNDKAEVFEEAGKTIIVTKGVSAHGSLPFKGENAISYMFDILDELWTKEDEFRRFIEFYNTHIGFDVFGQKLSIGFEDEKSGKLVLNAGMIRKEKDKLILTINVRYPVDTSYDEIEKKVREVVQNYNIEYRLVTNVPPLYFAADHFLIKTLLEVYIEFTNDDTQPLVIGGGTYARWAKNVVAFGPNMPGDEEVAHQKDEYILIDRLILCSKIYANAIYRLAKE is encoded by the coding sequence ATGGATAAGATAAGAGCACTGATAGACCAAGAACTTGAGAATTTAAAAAATGAGATAATAAATGCTACTGTGCAGCTTATAAAGATTAGAAGTGTAGAAGATACACATAAGCCTAATATGCCTTTTGGGAAAGGAATAAACGATGCTCTGGTTTTTTGTGAAACTCTTTGCAAAAACATGGGATTTGAAACTAAAAACTACGATGGGTATGCTCTTGAGGCAATTTATGGGAATCAAGATGAAGATGTGTGTGTTATAGGACATTTAGATGTTGTACCTGAAGGGGAGGGGTGGAGCGTACCACCTTTTGAAGGTGTTATAAAAGACGGTAAGATTTTTGGACGTGGTGCAATTGATGATAAGGGACCGACTATGGCAGCTCTTTATGGTATGTACGTGGTTAAAAAGCTTGCCGAAGAAAAGAAGATTTCTCTTAAAAGAAAGCTTAAGTTTGTATTTGGTACAAACGAAGAAGGTGGTTCTAAATGTCTGCAGTATTATTTTGAAAGAGCAAAATATCCTACTGTTGGATTTACTCCAGATGCCGATTTTCCAGTTATCCAGGGCGAAAAGGGTTTTCTGGTTTTTGAACTTGTAAAGAAAGTAGAGGATACTTTTGAGATTAAAGGTGGACAGCGACCTAACATGGTACCAGACAGGTGCAGGTTCGAAGGTAGTTTTGATGTCCAAAAAGCTAAAGAAATTATTGCCAAAAAAGGACTGAATGATAAGGCAGAGGTTTTTGAAGAAGCTGGTAAGACAATTATAGTTACAAAAGGTGTATCTGCTCACGGGAGCCTGCCTTTTAAGGGCGAGAATGCCATATCTTATATGTTCGATATTTTGGATGAGCTTTGGACAAAAGAGGATGAGTTTAGAAGGTTTATTGAATTTTACAATACTCATATTGGATTTGATGTGTTCGGTCAAAAACTCTCAATTGGATTTGAGGATGAAAAGTCAGGTAAGCTTGTGTTAAATGCAGGAATGATACGCAAAGAAAAAGATAAACTTATCCTTACAATAAATGTTCGATATCCGGTTGATACCTCATATGATGAGATAGAAAAGAAAGTAAGAGAAGTAGTTCAAAATTACAATATTGAATATCGACTTGTCACAAACGTTCCTCCTCTTTATTTTGCAGCTGACCACTTTTTAATAAAGACATTGCTTGAGGTTTACATAGAATTTACAAATGATGATACACAGCCGCTTGTGATTGGCGGTGGAACATATGCAAGATGGGCGAAAAATGTTGTTGCTTTTGGTCCTAATATGCCGGGTGATGAAGAGGTTGCACACCAGAAAGATGAATATATCCTTATAGACAGACTTATACTCTGTAGCAAAATTTATGCAAATGCTATTTACAGGCTTGCAAAAGAATAG